A genomic stretch from Edaphobacter aggregans includes:
- a CDS encoding aromatic ring-hydroxylating dioxygenase subunit alpha, which produces MVTDLVQLGAGAARPPAELIFGDWYPALRARELRVGKMTKTMLLGVPLVLGRKKDGKIFAMRDLCPHRGIPLSAGWFDGETVQCKYHGWRFEPCSGQCVEIPSLTQFETLDPTKIYAGAYPCEERDGYAWVYLPEPGTGRVGDALPAVPELPKFSQRFRSAHLVADLPCNVDHGIIGLMDPAHGPFVHQAWWWRSRASIHEKEKHFEPIPQGFRMSAHAPSGNSAPYKLLGVYGEPITTTIDFVLPNRRYETIRCGDKWFSSLTTVTPVTPSTCRIDVIAAWNIFYAVPFVTSIATFFGARFVRQDQQTMIEQAEGLRFHPGLMLIDDADKPAKWYFGLKQARLKGSGEHPLSGPVTLHWRS; this is translated from the coding sequence ATGGTGACTGATCTGGTTCAACTTGGAGCAGGTGCTGCCAGGCCGCCTGCGGAACTGATCTTTGGCGATTGGTATCCGGCGCTGCGGGCGAGGGAGCTGCGCGTGGGAAAGATGACCAAGACCATGCTGCTTGGCGTTCCGCTGGTGCTGGGGCGCAAGAAGGACGGAAAGATCTTTGCGATGCGCGATCTTTGTCCGCATCGTGGAATTCCGCTGTCGGCAGGGTGGTTCGACGGCGAGACGGTTCAGTGCAAGTATCATGGCTGGCGGTTCGAGCCTTGCAGCGGGCAGTGTGTCGAGATTCCTTCGCTAACCCAGTTTGAGACGCTCGATCCGACGAAGATTTATGCCGGTGCTTATCCTTGCGAGGAGCGCGATGGCTACGCCTGGGTGTATCTGCCGGAGCCTGGGACTGGCCGCGTTGGCGATGCGCTGCCTGCGGTGCCGGAGTTGCCGAAGTTTTCGCAGCGGTTTCGCAGCGCGCACCTTGTGGCTGACCTGCCTTGCAACGTCGACCACGGGATCATTGGGTTGATGGATCCGGCGCATGGGCCGTTTGTACATCAGGCGTGGTGGTGGCGTAGTCGGGCGAGCATTCACGAGAAGGAGAAGCACTTTGAGCCGATTCCTCAGGGGTTCAGGATGTCGGCACATGCTCCTTCAGGCAACAGCGCTCCTTACAAACTGCTTGGCGTCTATGGCGAGCCGATTACGACCACGATCGACTTTGTGCTGCCGAATCGCCGGTACGAGACGATCCGTTGCGGCGACAAATGGTTTTCCAGTTTGACTACGGTAACCCCGGTTACGCCTTCGACGTGCCGGATTGACGTGATCGCGGCTTGGAATATCTTTTATGCCGTTCCTTTTGTGACTTCCATTGCTACATTCTTCGGCGCGCGGTTTGTGCGGCAGGACCAGCAGACGATGATCGAGCAGGCCGAGGGGTTGCGGTTTCATCCGGGGCTGATGCTCATCGACGACGCAGACAAACCGGCGAAGTGGTACTTCGGTTTGAAACAGGCCCGTCTGAAGGGAAGCGGCGAGCATCCTTTAAGTGGACCGGTTACGTTGCATTGGCGGAGTTAG
- a CDS encoding CHASE3 domain-containing protein → MQTIHKRFSVITGFVLLIAVLAANAIITARQLRIQVANQTWVTRTQQVRFELSQTESILKDAETGQRGFLYTADPTYLGPYDLALTQIEPHLKHLEELTADTPDELAQIPELRRLANAKLAELAQTISLFRSGRSAEAKTLVLSDLGLHTMDNIRKLIDEMGQEETSLQVARSAIYQKSIRTTTASIYLASFIAALGLIFLAYFILHEMALRERHARQLLEREEWFRVTLTSLGDAVIATDERGRVTFLNPIAEQLTGRPLANSKGKPIQEVFPIFNESTHLPVENPVKKVMELGRVIGLANHTVLQNTDGTMIPIEDSAAPIRDGRDKLIGVVLVFRDATYERKSQEILRKTEKLAAAARLSATVAHEINNPLEAVGNLIYLVKGTPDLPAEAMQQLLLAEQELERVSHITRQTLGFYRESNVPGHVEVPTLIESVLKLYSNKFKTKNITLVRDFGECPPVQGLAGELKQAMSNLISNAADAVSENGTIRVKLACLQSPDGNVIHVAIEDDGAGIAATHIDKIFEPFFTTKKDVGTGLGLWVTREIIDRHGGTIQVRSGEGNGSRGSVFNIMLPCAAADQNPAKRG, encoded by the coding sequence ATGCAAACCATTCACAAGCGTTTTAGCGTGATCACCGGTTTCGTGTTGTTGATCGCCGTGCTGGCGGCGAATGCCATCATCACAGCACGTCAACTTCGCATACAAGTCGCAAATCAGACCTGGGTCACACGCACACAGCAGGTTCGTTTCGAGTTGAGCCAAACCGAATCGATCTTGAAAGATGCGGAGACAGGTCAGCGTGGCTTCCTCTACACGGCGGATCCGACATACCTTGGACCCTATGATCTCGCCCTCACCCAGATTGAGCCACACCTGAAGCATCTGGAGGAGTTAACCGCCGACACTCCCGATGAACTCGCGCAAATTCCAGAGCTTCGCCGTCTGGCCAATGCAAAATTGGCAGAACTCGCCCAGACAATCTCGCTCTTTCGCTCTGGCAGGTCCGCCGAAGCCAAGACCCTTGTCTTGTCAGATCTCGGATTGCACACCATGGATAACATCCGCAAACTGATCGACGAGATGGGACAGGAGGAAACGTCTCTCCAAGTCGCCCGGTCGGCCATTTATCAGAAAAGCATCCGGACGACGACAGCTTCTATTTATCTGGCCAGTTTTATCGCCGCTCTGGGCCTGATCTTTCTCGCCTATTTCATACTCCATGAGATGGCGCTTCGAGAGAGGCATGCGCGACAGTTACTCGAGCGCGAAGAGTGGTTCAGAGTAACGCTGACCAGCCTCGGAGATGCAGTCATCGCAACCGACGAACGCGGACGCGTGACCTTCCTCAATCCAATAGCTGAGCAACTCACCGGAAGGCCTCTGGCGAACTCCAAGGGCAAGCCTATCCAGGAGGTGTTCCCCATCTTCAACGAGTCCACACACCTGCCCGTGGAAAATCCCGTAAAGAAGGTCATGGAGCTCGGACGCGTCATCGGCCTCGCCAACCACACGGTCCTGCAAAACACCGACGGAACCATGATTCCGATTGAAGACAGCGCCGCCCCCATACGAGATGGCCGCGACAAATTAATCGGGGTCGTCCTTGTGTTCCGGGATGCAACCTATGAACGCAAGTCCCAGGAAATTCTTCGCAAGACAGAAAAGTTAGCCGCCGCCGCCCGGCTCTCAGCAACCGTCGCCCACGAAATCAACAATCCTCTGGAAGCCGTCGGCAACCTGATCTACCTCGTAAAAGGAACACCCGATCTGCCTGCGGAAGCCATGCAACAATTGCTCCTGGCAGAACAGGAGCTGGAGCGCGTCTCGCACATCACCCGTCAGACGCTCGGTTTCTACCGTGAATCCAACGTGCCTGGACATGTTGAAGTGCCGACACTCATTGAATCTGTACTCAAGCTTTATTCCAATAAGTTCAAAACCAAGAACATAACGCTCGTACGCGACTTCGGCGAGTGCCCGCCCGTTCAAGGCCTGGCCGGAGAACTCAAACAGGCAATGTCGAACCTCATCTCCAACGCAGCCGACGCCGTCAGCGAAAACGGAACGATTCGTGTCAAATTAGCCTGCCTTCAAAGTCCTGACGGTAATGTCATTCACGTAGCGATTGAAGACGACGGCGCAGGAATCGCCGCGACACACATCGACAAAATCTTCGAGCCCTTCTTCACCACTAAAAAAGACGTTGGCACTGGTCTCGGATTATGGGTGACCAGGGAGATCATCGACAGGCACGGCGGCACCATTCAAGTCCGTTCTGGAGAAGGCAACGGCTCACGAGGTTCTGTATTCAACATCATGCTGCCCTGTGCTGCGGCCGATCAAAACCCAGCCAAACGGGGCTAA
- a CDS encoding DUF3536 domain-containing protein produces the protein MAKSRTLAKTAAPTAAPIAQEPEKFVCVHGHFYQPPRENPWLETVEVQDSAAPYHDWNERITAECYAPNGASRITDVENKIIRIMNNYARMSYNFGPTLLSWLNDKAPRAYRMILDADKASRQRYSGHGSAIAQVYNHIIMPLASKRDALTQIRWGIADFEHRFGRKPEGMWLAETAANRSVLDLMAQEGIKFTILAPNQCARVRRIAGSGPDTNAAPLAKESDDNDGWIGTPDATVNPTHPYLIRLDEGRSIAVFFYDGPNSRAIAFEGLLNSGEDFGRRLLAGFRPTTPEDTEKAQISHVATDGESYGHHHRHGEMALSYAMHWLEDEHHAKLTNYGEFLSKFPPQWEAEIVEDTSWSCAHGVERWRSDCGCNSGGKPDWNQQWRGPLREALDYLRDCTAPLAEKLSSSLFKDLWAARDAYIQVILDRSPASVNAFFAEHATHELTEAERITALELLELERHTQLMYTSCGWFFDEVSGIETVQVIAYAGRVLQLSTKLFGEPGVALETGFLNILAKGISNVPEIGDGSEVYRRYVTNMKIGLEQVGAHYAISSIFRSYPEQGQLFCFDVHRESHEVFTSGRGRVAIGRALVDSRITEEAEDICFAVLHLGDQNLSAAVKRYDSSNAEEVEAFKTAATEVAHAMRRANLAEVIRIIDKIFGEMGYSLISLFADEQHRIVQTILTQTLTEMEDSLRKIYEDHASLLDFLTETGMAPPPALEVAANYAINSSMRRALEAETFDAEAIEALLTHAQSEHITFNAQQLGYTAGQRMKRAMVRLEASAAGDPTANGALSNAVLIAETLCKFPFEVNIWQAQNIWNDLLRRSDKNYWTEDWKEGFKKLGEAMNIKVDQLVVEEGVSAF, from the coding sequence ATGGCCAAGTCCAGAACACTTGCGAAGACCGCCGCCCCTACCGCTGCACCCATAGCGCAAGAACCGGAGAAGTTCGTCTGTGTCCACGGCCACTTCTACCAGCCGCCCCGCGAGAACCCCTGGCTCGAGACCGTCGAGGTCCAGGACTCCGCCGCGCCCTATCACGACTGGAACGAGCGCATCACCGCTGAATGTTACGCGCCCAACGGGGCCTCCCGTATCACCGACGTCGAAAACAAGATCATCCGCATCATGAACAACTACGCGCGGATGAGTTACAACTTCGGCCCCACACTGCTCAGTTGGCTCAACGACAAGGCCCCCCGCGCCTACCGCATGATCCTCGACGCCGACAAGGCCAGCAGGCAGCGATACAGCGGACACGGCTCGGCCATCGCACAGGTCTACAACCACATCATCATGCCGCTGGCCAGCAAGCGCGACGCCCTCACCCAGATCCGCTGGGGCATCGCCGACTTCGAGCACCGCTTCGGCCGCAAACCCGAAGGCATGTGGCTCGCCGAGACCGCCGCCAACCGCAGCGTCCTCGACCTCATGGCGCAGGAGGGCATCAAGTTCACCATCCTCGCACCCAACCAGTGCGCTCGCGTCCGCCGCATCGCAGGCTCCGGGCCCGATACGAACGCCGCCCCGCTCGCAAAGGAATCCGACGACAACGACGGCTGGATCGGCACGCCGGACGCCACCGTCAACCCCACGCACCCTTACCTCATCCGCCTCGACGAAGGACGCAGCATCGCCGTCTTCTTCTACGACGGTCCCAACTCACGCGCCATCGCCTTCGAAGGCCTGCTGAACAGCGGCGAAGACTTTGGCCGTCGGCTTCTCGCTGGCTTTCGCCCCACGACACCCGAAGACACCGAGAAGGCCCAGATATCCCACGTCGCCACCGACGGCGAGAGTTATGGCCACCACCACCGCCACGGTGAGATGGCCCTCTCCTACGCAATGCACTGGCTCGAAGACGAGCACCACGCGAAACTCACGAACTACGGCGAGTTCCTCTCGAAGTTCCCTCCTCAATGGGAGGCCGAAATTGTCGAAGACACCTCCTGGAGCTGCGCCCACGGCGTCGAACGGTGGCGCTCCGACTGCGGCTGCAACAGCGGCGGCAAGCCCGACTGGAACCAGCAGTGGCGCGGCCCCCTGCGCGAGGCCCTCGACTATCTCCGTGACTGCACCGCCCCGCTAGCCGAAAAACTATCCTCGTCCCTCTTCAAAGACCTCTGGGCCGCACGCGACGCCTACATCCAGGTCATCCTCGACCGCTCCCCCGCCAGCGTCAACGCCTTCTTTGCCGAGCACGCCACCCATGAGCTCACCGAGGCCGAACGCATCACCGCGCTCGAACTCCTCGAACTCGAACGCCACACCCAGCTCATGTACACCTCCTGCGGCTGGTTCTTCGACGAAGTCTCCGGCATCGAGACCGTACAGGTCATCGCCTACGCTGGCCGCGTCCTACAGCTCTCCACCAAGCTCTTCGGTGAACCCGGCGTCGCGCTCGAAACCGGCTTCCTCAACATCCTTGCCAAAGGCATCAGTAACGTCCCCGAGATCGGCGACGGCTCTGAAGTCTACCGACGCTACGTCACCAACATGAAGATCGGCCTCGAGCAGGTTGGCGCCCACTACGCCATCAGTTCCATCTTCCGTTCCTATCCCGAACAGGGCCAGCTCTTCTGCTTCGACGTCCACCGCGAAAGCCACGAGGTCTTCACCTCCGGCCGCGGCCGCGTCGCCATTGGCCGCGCGCTCGTCGACTCGCGCATCACCGAGGAGGCTGAGGACATCTGCTTCGCTGTCCTGCATCTCGGCGACCAGAACCTCTCCGCCGCAGTTAAACGCTACGACTCCTCTAACGCCGAAGAGGTCGAAGCCTTCAAAACCGCCGCCACCGAGGTCGCCCACGCCATGCGGCGCGCCAACCTAGCCGAGGTCATCCGCATCATCGACAAGATCTTCGGCGAGATGGGCTACTCCCTCATCTCCCTCTTCGCCGACGAGCAGCACCGCATCGTCCAGACCATCCTTACCCAGACCCTCACCGAGATGGAGGACTCCCTCCGCAAGATCTACGAAGACCACGCCTCACTGCTCGACTTCCTCACCGAGACCGGCATGGCTCCGCCGCCTGCCCTCGAAGTCGCGGCCAACTACGCCATCAACTCCAGCATGCGCCGCGCCCTCGAGGCCGAGACATTCGACGCCGAAGCCATCGAGGCGCTACTCACCCACGCCCAATCCGAGCACATCACCTTCAACGCCCAGCAGCTTGGCTACACAGCTGGCCAGCGGATGAAGCGCGCCATGGTACGCCTCGAGGCCTCTGCAGCCGGTGACCCAACAGCCAACGGAGCCCTCAGCAATGCCGTGCTGATCGCCGAAACCCTGTGCAAATTCCCCTTCGAGGTCAACATCTGGCAGGCCCAGAACATCTGGAATGACCTCCTCCGGCGCAGCGACAAAAACTACTGGACCGAAGACTGGAAAGAAGGCTTCAAGAAATTAGGGGAAGCCATGAACATCAAGGTCGACCAGCTAGTCGTCGAAGAGGGCGTCAGCGCCTTCTAG
- a CDS encoding DUF2809 domain-containing protein — MTWPTKASHPNRDPGFLMRRSLTTLAIVLVTIPIGIGWRMLPLGLPWFFYKYGGSFLWAVALYWFIATLLPKLYPIALATISALAALIIEFSRLVPEPAIDAFRLTLAGQLILGRFFSFKNIAAYLLAIAFSAVLDRYLSPGRSFGKTVRLSVP; from the coding sequence GTGACCTGGCCAACAAAAGCCTCGCACCCCAACCGTGACCCCGGCTTCCTTATGCGCCGCTCTCTGACCACGCTGGCCATCGTCCTCGTCACCATCCCCATCGGCATTGGATGGCGCATGCTTCCGCTTGGCCTGCCATGGTTCTTCTACAAGTACGGCGGCTCTTTCCTCTGGGCAGTTGCGCTCTACTGGTTCATAGCAACTCTACTCCCAAAGCTCTACCCCATTGCTCTCGCGACAATCTCCGCACTCGCGGCGCTCATCATTGAGTTTTCACGCCTCGTCCCTGAGCCCGCGATCGACGCCTTTCGCCTGACCCTTGCCGGCCAACTTATCCTCGGACGTTTCTTCTCCTTCAAAAACATCGCTGCCTATCTGCTAGCAATCGCCTTCAGCGCTGTGCTCGATCGCTACCTCAGTCCTGGCCGATCTTTCGGCAAAACAGTAAGGCTTTCAGTACCATAG
- a CDS encoding DNA-3-methyladenine glycosylase family protein, whose amino-acid sequence MPRPLTSPRPPRYDSTLALSELTAADPKLGKLIQRAGPFTLRVASAQSPFEALVESIVYQQLHGKAAATIHRRLLESFHPINGDQHFAAQHLLDCPNEQLRAAGLSHNKSLALRDLAAKTLDGTVPTLTSIRRMSDEDIIEHLTQVRGIGRWTVEMLLMFRLGRPDVLPVSDYGVRKGFALTFGKLKPADKVTPLDLPKPDEMHRRAKRWAPWRSVASWYMWRACDLANKSLAPQP is encoded by the coding sequence ATGCCGCGTCCGCTCACGAGCCCACGCCCCCCTCGTTACGACTCCACCCTCGCACTCAGCGAACTCACCGCCGCAGACCCGAAGCTCGGCAAACTCATCCAGCGCGCCGGCCCCTTCACCCTCCGCGTCGCCAGCGCACAGTCCCCTTTCGAAGCTCTCGTCGAGAGCATCGTCTACCAGCAACTCCACGGCAAAGCCGCTGCGACTATCCACCGCCGTCTCCTAGAAAGTTTTCATCCCATCAACGGCGATCAGCACTTCGCCGCCCAGCACTTGCTCGATTGCCCTAACGAACAGCTCCGCGCCGCCGGTCTCTCGCACAACAAGTCTTTGGCTCTGAGAGATCTAGCCGCCAAAACCCTCGACGGCACCGTCCCAACGCTCACCAGCATCCGCCGCATGTCCGACGAGGACATCATCGAGCACCTCACCCAGGTGCGCGGCATCGGTCGGTGGACCGTCGAGATGCTGCTCATGTTCCGCCTCGGTCGCCCCGACGTCCTGCCCGTCTCCGACTACGGCGTCCGCAAAGGCTTCGCCCTCACCTTTGGCAAGCTCAAGCCCGCCGACAAGGTCACCCCACTCGACCTCCCCAAGCCCGACGAGATGCACCGCCGCGCCAAACGCTGGGCTCCCTGGCGCTCGGTCGCAAGCTGGTACATGTGGCGAGCCTGTGACCTGGCCAACAAAAGCCTCGCACCCCAACCGTGA
- a CDS encoding cytochrome c3 family protein, translated as MAQVFDRSSNALARMSLVLTGLIVIALGVALNQLQRSPWVTRQGQRPDQPIPFSHKHHVEGLGLQCQYCHTQVEKAAFAGIPPTKTCINCHSQIWTNAELLEPIRQSWATGASIQWIRVHDLPDFVYFNHSVHVNKGIGCASCHGRVDQMPLMYMENTLQMEWCLNCHRNPAANLRPTSEIYNMAWAGPSTRRPVWCGSTGQNDGTTAQSVNCTTTDPAGKPGAELAALQLTPPPPTSQGVQPRGGPSVSEASPVLLPGSYQKFTSQIELGRYLTAQYHIRTPNELSSCETCHR; from the coding sequence ATGGCGCAAGTTTTTGACCGCAGTTCGAACGCGCTGGCCCGTATGAGCCTGGTCTTGACGGGACTGATCGTCATCGCACTCGGCGTCGCTCTGAACCAGCTGCAGCGATCACCGTGGGTGACGCGGCAGGGCCAGCGGCCGGACCAGCCGATTCCGTTCAGCCACAAGCACCACGTCGAGGGACTTGGGCTCCAGTGCCAGTACTGTCACACGCAGGTGGAGAAGGCGGCGTTTGCCGGGATCCCGCCGACGAAGACATGTATCAACTGCCATTCGCAGATCTGGACCAACGCCGAGCTGCTTGAGCCGATCCGGCAGAGCTGGGCGACGGGCGCTTCGATCCAGTGGATCCGCGTGCATGACCTTCCGGACTTTGTGTACTTCAATCACTCGGTCCACGTGAATAAGGGAATCGGGTGCGCCAGCTGCCATGGCCGCGTCGACCAGATGCCGCTGATGTACATGGAGAACACGCTGCAGATGGAGTGGTGCCTGAACTGCCACCGCAACCCTGCTGCGAATCTGCGGCCAACAAGCGAGATCTACAACATGGCGTGGGCTGGCCCCTCGACCCGCAGGCCAGTCTGGTGCGGAAGCACGGGCCAGAATGATGGAACGACAGCGCAGAGCGTGAACTGCACGACGACCGATCCAGCGGGCAAGCCCGGAGCTGAGCTTGCAGCGTTGCAGTTGACGCCTCCGCCGCCGACCAGCCAGGGAGTACAGCCGCGCGGAGGGCCGTCCGTCAGCGAGGCTTCACCTGTGCTTTTGCCGGGAAGCTATCAGAAATTCACGAGCCAGATTGAGCTGGGCAGGTACCTAACGGCTCAGTACCACATTCGCACGCCGAACGAACTCTCCAGTTGCGAGACGTGCCACCGATGA
- a CDS encoding TAT-variant-translocated molybdopterin oxidoreductase, whose amino-acid sequence MAETKSQTDAVVVTQIAPAKLTLAEVRAKLDGKTGRRFWKNLDELAETPAFQELMQEEFPRQSTEWVDAVSRRGFLKVMGASLALAGLAGCTKQPDEPIFPYVKQPEDLVLGKPMYFATAYPFPTGAIPVLVKSDAFRPIKIDGNPEHPVSKGRSDAFTQATLLDMYDPDRSQHVLRHGQTSSWGQFQEAFQAAAKKTSGGQGLYFLSETVTSPTLAEQWKQLQAAYPQAKLVQWEPVNQDSSRAASKAVFGSYVDAQYHLEAADVILSLDADFLGGIAHPGFLPLAAAYAERHRYEEGKTMNRLYVVESTPTVTGFKAEHRLALKPSEIAGFAQALVSGTAPVGASGEAQKFFATLKAELEASGGRCVVIPGEQASPSVHASAHLLNASLGNVGKTVIYTETVNPLPSEQLADLKALVADMNAGKVQWLVVLGVNPLYSAPADLNFLDAFNKVPVTAHLGSHLDETGSVSNWHINKAHYLESWSDARAYDGTISIVQPMIDPLYSGKSAHDVFQTLLANPVASPYDAVQATARTYIKGDFAPSWRKALHDGWVEGTAFAAKTTGAPKSGVVPVESLAGGANGLEILFRPDPSLYDGRFGNVGWLQELPKQVTNLSWDNAALMSMDTMGDLKLEETDLVTIELNGRKVIAPVLMSPGHPAGVVTVHLGLGRRAEAGRVAAGVGFDAYAVRTSDAPLFSGGAKLTKAPGSYDICVTKVHAMETRGAFAQLHFEHPHLEGATSLPGNEAMERGVIRYATLEEYKKTPGFAHEGSPMRETPEHETSFFPDAWNYQKKDPSTLKVQNAWGMAIDLNSCIGCNACVVSCYAENNIPVVGREQVKVGRNMQWLRIDTYFEGDLHAPRAHFQPMTCQHCENAGCEQVCPVGATVHTPEGLNTMVYNRCVGTRYCSNNCPYKVRRFNFLLYSDFDTESLKFMRNPDVSVRSRGVMEKCSYCVQRIEAAKITADKENREVRDGDIVTACQQACPTDAIVFGNINDKASRVAKRKAEERDYQVLADLNFRPRTSYTAGVINPNPELA is encoded by the coding sequence ATGGCTGAGACAAAGTCACAGACGGACGCAGTAGTGGTCACCCAGATTGCACCGGCCAAGCTGACGCTGGCCGAGGTTCGCGCGAAGCTGGACGGCAAGACGGGGCGGCGCTTCTGGAAGAATCTGGATGAGTTGGCCGAGACGCCGGCGTTTCAGGAGCTGATGCAGGAAGAGTTTCCGCGCCAGTCGACCGAGTGGGTTGATGCGGTCAGCCGCCGCGGCTTCCTGAAGGTGATGGGCGCATCGCTTGCGCTGGCCGGACTCGCAGGTTGCACCAAGCAGCCGGATGAGCCGATCTTTCCTTATGTGAAGCAGCCCGAGGATCTCGTTCTCGGCAAGCCAATGTACTTTGCGACGGCGTATCCGTTCCCGACCGGCGCGATTCCGGTGCTGGTGAAGTCGGATGCGTTCCGCCCGATCAAGATTGATGGCAATCCGGAGCATCCGGTCTCGAAGGGCCGCTCGGACGCGTTCACGCAGGCGACGCTGCTCGATATGTACGATCCGGACCGCTCGCAGCATGTTCTGCGGCACGGACAGACCTCGAGCTGGGGACAGTTCCAGGAGGCGTTTCAGGCTGCGGCGAAGAAGACGTCCGGTGGACAGGGCCTCTACTTTCTGAGCGAGACGGTCACCTCGCCAACTCTGGCCGAGCAGTGGAAACAGCTTCAGGCGGCGTATCCGCAGGCGAAGCTGGTGCAGTGGGAGCCGGTAAATCAGGACTCGTCCCGCGCGGCTTCGAAGGCAGTTTTCGGTAGCTATGTCGATGCGCAGTACCATCTGGAGGCGGCAGACGTCATCCTCTCGCTCGATGCGGATTTCCTTGGAGGCATTGCGCACCCAGGCTTCCTGCCTCTGGCCGCGGCTTACGCGGAGCGGCATCGCTACGAAGAAGGCAAGACGATGAATCGGCTGTACGTCGTCGAATCGACGCCGACAGTGACGGGGTTCAAGGCTGAGCACAGGCTGGCACTGAAGCCGAGCGAGATTGCAGGCTTCGCGCAGGCGCTGGTGAGCGGTACTGCTCCGGTGGGTGCTAGCGGCGAAGCGCAGAAGTTCTTCGCGACGCTGAAGGCTGAGCTTGAGGCCAGTGGTGGACGCTGCGTCGTGATTCCTGGCGAGCAGGCTTCGCCTTCGGTGCATGCCTCTGCACATCTGCTGAACGCTTCGCTGGGCAACGTTGGCAAGACGGTCATCTACACCGAGACGGTGAATCCGCTGCCGAGCGAGCAGCTGGCCGATTTGAAGGCTCTGGTCGCCGACATGAACGCGGGCAAGGTTCAGTGGCTGGTGGTGCTGGGTGTCAATCCTCTGTACTCGGCTCCGGCTGACCTGAACTTCCTCGATGCGTTCAACAAGGTACCGGTGACGGCGCACCTGGGCTCGCATCTCGATGAGACGGGTTCGGTCTCGAACTGGCACATCAATAAGGCTCATTATCTCGAGAGCTGGTCGGATGCGCGGGCCTATGACGGCACGATTTCGATCGTTCAGCCGATGATCGATCCACTGTACTCGGGCAAGTCAGCACACGATGTCTTCCAGACACTGCTGGCTAACCCAGTGGCATCGCCTTACGACGCTGTTCAGGCGACGGCGCGCACCTACATCAAGGGTGACTTCGCTCCGAGTTGGCGCAAGGCGCTGCATGACGGCTGGGTTGAAGGCACGGCCTTTGCGGCGAAGACGACCGGCGCGCCGAAGAGTGGTGTGGTTCCGGTAGAGTCGCTCGCTGGCGGCGCAAATGGTTTAGAGATTCTGTTCCGCCCCGATCCTTCGCTCTACGACGGTCGCTTCGGCAATGTTGGCTGGCTACAGGAGTTGCCCAAGCAGGTTACGAACTTGAGCTGGGATAACGCGGCGCTGATGAGCATGGACACCATGGGCGATCTAAAGCTCGAGGAGACCGACCTGGTCACGATCGAGCTGAATGGCCGCAAGGTGATCGCTCCGGTGTTGATGTCCCCCGGGCACCCTGCAGGTGTGGTGACGGTGCATCTTGGGCTGGGACGCAGGGCCGAGGCTGGCCGCGTCGCTGCGGGCGTGGGTTTTGACGCCTATGCTGTGCGCACCTCGGACGCTCCGCTTTTCTCTGGTGGCGCGAAGCTGACTAAGGCCCCCGGATCGTACGACATCTGCGTCACCAAGGTTCACGCGATGGAGACACGCGGCGCGTTTGCGCAGCTCCACTTCGAGCATCCTCACCTTGAAGGTGCAACATCGCTTCCTGGTAATGAGGCCATGGAGCGCGGCGTGATCCGCTATGCCACGCTGGAAGAGTACAAAAAGACACCGGGCTTTGCGCATGAAGGCAGCCCGATGCGAGAGACTCCGGAGCATGAGACCAGCTTCTTCCCTGATGCGTGGAACTACCAGAAGAAAGATCCGTCCACGCTGAAGGTTCAGAATGCATGGGGCATGGCTATCGACCTCAATAGCTGCATCGGCTGCAACGCATGCGTCGTAAGCTGCTATGCGGAAAACAACATCCCCGTGGTCGGCCGCGAGCAGGTGAAGGTGGGCCGCAACATGCAGTGGCTCCGCATCGACACCTACTTCGAGGGCGATCTGCATGCTCCGCGTGCGCACTTCCAGCCAATGACCTGCCAGCACTGCGAGAACGCGGGCTGCGAGCAGGTCTGCCCGGTCGGTGCGACGGTCCACACGCCGGAAGGCCTGAACACGATGGTCTACAACCGCTGCGTGGGCACTCGCTACTGCTCGAACAATTGCCCCTACAAGGTGCGGCGCTTCAACTTCCTTCTGTACTCGGACTTCGACACGGAGAGCTTGAAGTTCATGCGCAATCCGGACGTTTCGGTTCGTTCACGCGGCGTGATGGAGAAGTGCAGTTATTGCGTGCAGCGGATCGAAGCGGCAAAGATTACCGCCGACAAGGAAAACCGCGAGGTTCGCGACGGCGATATCGTAACGGCCTGCCAGCAGGCATGCCCGACCGATGCAATTGTCTTCGGCAACATCAACGACAAGGCAAGCAGGGTAGCAAAGCGCAAGGCTGAGGAGCGTGACTACCAGGTGCTGGCCGACCTCAACTTCCGTCCTCGCACCAGCTATACGGCTGGCGTCATCAACCCGAATCCGGAGTTGGCATAA